Proteins from a single region of Engystomops pustulosus chromosome 5, aEngPut4.maternal, whole genome shotgun sequence:
- the RIOK3 gene encoding serine/threonine-protein kinase RIO3 has protein sequence MEQVGIITPESRPSPWGLPTKPANQCSLADVMSEELARELELEEESCAFPPEVVSDDGPFLTAENIDTSSDEVLAQMLQMQFDKEYDAQLRREEKKFNGDSKVSISFENYRKVHPLEESESSEDEVDWQDTRHDPYKADKPSTTPKRGFTGRGKDITTKHDEVVCGRKNTARMENFTPEFQVGDGIGMDLKLSNHVFNVLKQHSISEQRKSARVHDKKEVSTAEKVVDPKTRLLLYKMVNAGILETVNGCVATGKESVVFHADGGRMEDQEVPAECAIKVFKTTLNEFKNRDKYIKDDYRFKDRFSKLNPRKVIRMWAEKEKHNLKRMANAGIPCPEVVLLKKHILVMSFIGKDQIPAPTLKEAKLSLEDFRAAYYQVLNLMKQLYEKCNLIHADLSEYNMLWHDGKVWLIDVSQSVEPMHPHGLKFLYRDCRNVSQFFQKCGVSETPNERALFNLVSGLDIASDNQADFMAEIEALEKTNEDHVQNHRKKISMYQKDEDGPPPIFDD, from the exons ATGGAGCAAGTGGGGATCATAACACCCGAGAGCCGGccg AGCCCATGGGGGTTGCCTACAAAACCTGCAAACCAGTGCTCACTGGCAGATGTCATGAGTGAGGAGCTCGCCAGAGAACTTGAGCTTGAAGAAGAGTCCTGTGCGTTCCCACCTGAAGTAGT TTCAGATGATGGACCTTTCCTAACAGCTGAGAATATTGATACGTCTAGCGATGAAGTACTGGCGCAGATGCTACAGATGCAGTTTGACAAGGAGTATGATGCTCAGCtgagaagagaggagaagaagtTTAATGGTGACAGTAAAG tttcaATATCTTTTGAAAACTATCGAAAGGTTCATCCTCTGGAAGAAAGTGAGAGTTCTGAAGATGAAGTGGATTGGCAGGACACCCGCCATGACCCTTACAAAGCTG ATAAGCCCTCCACAACACCAAAGAGAGGATTTACTGGAAGAGGCAAGGACATCACAACAAAACATGATGAAGTGGTTTGTGGCAGGAAGAACACTGCCCGCATGGAAAAT TTCACACCAGAGTTTCAGGTTGGGGATGGGATTGGAATGGACCTAAAACTGTCCAACCACGTTTTTAATGTATTGAAGCAACACTCCATTTCTGAGCAGCGCAAAAGTGCCAGAGTGCATGATAAGAAGGAGGTCTCCACCGCT GAGAAAGTAGTGGACCCAAAGACAAGACTGCTGCTGTATAAGATGGTGAATGCTGGGATTCTGGAAACAGTCAATGGTTGTGTGGCCACTGGGAAGGAGTCCGTGGTTTTCCATGCAGATGGAGGACG TATGGAAGATCAAGAAGTGCCTGCTGAGTGTGCCATCAAGGTATTCAAGACCACCCTAAATGAGTTTAAGAATAGGGATAAATATATCAAAGACGACTACAGATTCAAGGATCGCTTCAGCAAGCTTAATCCACGTAAAGTCATCCGCATGTGGGCAGAAAAGGAAAAGCATAACTTAAAGAG AATGGCAAATGCTGGTATTCCTTGTCCAGAAGTTGTCCTTCTAAAGAAACACATCCTGGTTATGTCCTTTATCGGAAAGGATCAGATACCTGCACCCACACTGAAAGAGGCTAAGCTGAGCTTGGAAGACTTCAGAGCAGCCTACTACCAGGTTCTTAAT TTGATGAAGCAACTCTACGAGAAGTGCAATCTTATACACGCAGATCTGAGTGAATATAACATGCTGTGGCATGACGGGAAG GTCTGGCTAATTGATGTGAGTCAGTCCGTGGAGCCCATGCACCCTCATGGATTGAAGTTTTTATACCGAGACTGTAGGAATGTTTCCCAG TTCTTCCAGAAATGTGGTGTATCGGAGACGCCTAATGAACGCGCACTTTTTAATCTAGTGTCCGGACTAGATATTGCATCTGACAATCAAGCGGACTTTATGGCAGAG ATTGAAGCTTTGGAAAAAACAAATGAAGATCATGTCCAGAATCATAGAAAGAAGATTTCGATGTACCAAAAAGATGAAGACGGCCCTCCACCAATTTTTGATGACTAA